The following proteins are co-located in the Pseudomonas synxantha genome:
- a CDS encoding polysaccharide biosynthesis/export family protein, protein MKTINRRSRLTLFSLLSASIWLAGCSTPARVPLPDNDTLKAGHQAALTLADLPPPQVLIQSGDSLRIVRDAQEPAAADDMTLFVVRPDGVISVPNIGRVKAALRTPEDLGKEITEKYKRIYREPAVTVNIASAPSNKVFIGGAVPNPAFFDLAGNVSVEQALLSSGGVLPSADASNVALMRTGPDGKYRTYFISLESMLTNANHPRVALQRGDLIFVPQSGIGATVEAVDMYFTKLFPINKGIGIGLNYDLNKSDVKNSGNTIYNNPTINAGQGL, encoded by the coding sequence ATGAAGACTATCAACCGACGTTCCCGTCTTACCCTGTTCAGCCTCTTGAGCGCCTCAATCTGGCTGGCGGGTTGTTCGACCCCCGCGCGGGTGCCGCTTCCTGACAACGATACGCTCAAGGCCGGCCATCAAGCGGCACTGACCCTGGCCGACCTGCCGCCGCCGCAGGTGCTGATCCAGAGCGGCGACTCGCTGCGGATCGTGCGCGATGCCCAGGAACCGGCGGCAGCCGATGACATGACCCTGTTCGTGGTGCGCCCCGACGGCGTGATCTCGGTGCCCAATATTGGCCGGGTCAAGGCCGCCTTGCGCACGCCCGAGGACCTGGGCAAGGAAATCACCGAGAAGTACAAGCGCATCTACCGTGAACCGGCGGTGACGGTAAACATCGCCAGCGCACCGAGCAACAAGGTGTTTATCGGCGGTGCGGTGCCCAACCCGGCGTTTTTTGACCTGGCCGGCAACGTCAGCGTCGAGCAGGCGCTGCTCAGTTCCGGTGGTGTATTGCCCTCGGCGGATGCCTCCAACGTGGCCTTGATGCGCACCGGCCCGGATGGCAAGTACAGGACGTATTTCATCAGCCTGGAAAGCATGTTGACCAACGCCAATCACCCGCGGGTGGCGTTGCAGCGCGGCGACTTGATCTTTGTGCCGCAGTCGGGCATCGGCGCGACGGTGGAGGCCGTGGATATGTACTTCACCAAGCTGTTTCCGATCAACAAGGGGATTGGCATTGGCTTGAATTACGACCTGAACAAGAGCGACGTGAAAAACAGCGGCAACACCATCTACAACAACCCAACCATCAACGCAGGCCAAGGATTATGA
- a CDS encoding glycosyltransferase has protein sequence MRIALLAPLPPEQTGIADYAAHLRSALIELGLEVVTPLAGCQNLPEQLRRLQAFDWTGVDLVHAELGGGRFGEFQALDYLRRAQPHLPLTATVHDPERLIWRRAKLFFPLTLLERLPHPLPQAAALLADPLTLREERRLAKGMRRLITLTRLGGDCLRERMGLRPEQVAVIAHGNLTIAPQALAPLAPLRLLYFGFIYRGKGIEDLLQALAQSLAAHPQCRGQIRLTLAGGTAPEMTFDPAGNYLDGLRQQISALHLEDVVDWQLDLPSTQIPSTIQAHHVMVLPYRESKKLSFLGQMRGTSGALSWANACGRGVITSNARAFAEEVAGGNGITYQQGDIDSLSNALNRLILDPQQARQWAAQAGEIGRQRQWANTAQRFAELFRDACEEPLR, from the coding sequence ATGCGTATCGCGCTGCTGGCACCGCTGCCACCGGAGCAGACCGGGATCGCCGATTACGCCGCACACTTGCGTAGCGCGTTGATCGAACTGGGCCTTGAGGTGGTGACCCCTCTCGCGGGCTGCCAGAACCTGCCTGAACAATTGCGGCGCCTGCAGGCCTTTGACTGGACCGGCGTGGACCTGGTCCATGCCGAGCTGGGGGGTGGGCGCTTCGGTGAGTTCCAGGCGCTGGACTATCTGCGCCGGGCGCAACCGCACCTGCCTTTGACCGCCACGGTGCATGATCCGGAGCGTCTGATCTGGCGCAGGGCCAAGCTGTTTTTCCCCTTGACCCTGCTCGAACGCCTGCCCCACCCGCTGCCCCAGGCGGCGGCACTGCTGGCCGACCCGCTGACCTTGCGCGAAGAACGGCGCCTGGCCAAAGGCATGCGCCGCCTGATCACCCTCACCCGCCTGGGCGGCGACTGCCTGCGCGAACGCATGGGCCTGCGTCCGGAGCAAGTGGCGGTTATCGCCCACGGCAACCTGACCATTGCGCCCCAGGCATTGGCGCCGCTTGCGCCGTTGCGTCTGCTGTATTTCGGCTTTATCTATCGCGGCAAGGGCATTGAGGACCTGCTCCAGGCCCTGGCCCAGTCACTGGCCGCCCACCCCCAGTGCCGAGGCCAAATACGCCTGACCCTGGCCGGCGGCACCGCCCCGGAAATGACTTTTGACCCGGCCGGTAACTACCTTGATGGCCTGCGCCAACAGATCAGCGCGCTGCACCTGGAGGATGTGGTGGATTGGCAACTGGACCTGCCATCGACCCAGATCCCTTCTACGATCCAGGCGCACCACGTGATGGTATTGCCTTACCGCGAATCGAAAAAACTCAGCTTCCTGGGGCAGATGCGTGGCACCAGCGGCGCGTTGTCGTGGGCCAATGCCTGCGGGCGCGGGGTGATCACCTCAAACGCCCGTGCCTTTGCCGAAGAAGTGGCCGGCGGCAATGGCATCACCTATCAGCAGGGCGATATCGATTCCTTGAGCAACGCATTGAACCGCTTGATCCTAGACCCGCAACAGGCCCGGCAATGGGCCGCCCAGGCTGGGGAAATCGGTCGCCAGCGCCAGTGGGCCAACACGGCCCAACGTTTTGCCGAACTCTTTCGGGATGCTTGTGAGGAGCCGTTGCGATGA
- a CDS encoding glycosyltransferase family 4 protein: MRVALDYRPATVAPSSGIARQVLALEHALRARADTEVLLFSEAPLDHPQRQIAICPAWASPLDGLQRPQVRLGFERRFLPKALHAQQIDLYIATANMGLPLCRKPAGTRYVLVLHDLFQLTHRNFHRSRLKALAYRLIDGASIAWSVWQADRVWCPSQFSCNEAARVFPWARAKFRVLSNLVPELNAAPEPLPASLPARYWLVVGTREPRKNMVFFLRQWQACRTANPDVPDMVLVGHASDVPADLGELPGLHWCSGLSDGQLQALYRHAACLWQPSYAEGFGLPVVEALSVGTQVAVARGSALDEVAPPSAPRFDPHDAGQLQDVMRQLAAPEATVDPQPQIDWARQFAEPAYRSRLDTLLKELDR, encoded by the coding sequence ATGCGCGTAGCCCTGGACTATCGCCCCGCCACGGTTGCGCCGTCGTCTGGCATCGCTCGCCAGGTCCTGGCCCTGGAGCACGCCCTGCGCGCGCGAGCCGATACCGAGGTGCTGCTGTTCAGCGAAGCCCCCCTGGATCACCCGCAACGCCAGATCGCCATTTGCCCGGCCTGGGCCAGCCCGCTGGACGGCCTGCAGCGCCCACAAGTGCGCCTGGGTTTCGAGCGCAGGTTTTTGCCCAAGGCCTTGCACGCGCAGCAGATCGACCTCTACATCGCCACCGCCAATATGGGCTTGCCGCTATGCCGCAAACCCGCCGGCACCCGCTATGTGCTGGTGCTGCATGACCTGTTTCAGCTGACCCACCGTAACTTTCATCGCTCCAGGCTCAAGGCCCTGGCCTATCGCTTGATTGACGGCGCGTCGATTGCCTGGTCGGTGTGGCAGGCTGACCGGGTGTGGTGCCCTTCGCAGTTTTCCTGCAACGAAGCCGCCCGCGTGTTCCCTTGGGCCCGGGCGAAATTCCGGGTGCTGAGCAACCTGGTACCCGAATTGAATGCAGCGCCAGAGCCGCTGCCGGCAAGCCTGCCGGCGCGTTACTGGTTGGTGGTTGGCACCCGGGAACCGCGCAAGAACATGGTGTTTTTCCTGCGCCAATGGCAGGCCTGTCGTACGGCGAACCCTGATGTACCGGACATGGTGCTGGTGGGCCATGCCAGCGATGTACCGGCAGACCTTGGCGAACTGCCGGGCCTGCATTGGTGCAGCGGTTTATCGGACGGCCAACTGCAAGCACTTTACCGGCATGCCGCCTGCCTATGGCAGCCTTCCTATGCCGAGGGCTTTGGCCTGCCGGTGGTGGAAGCCTTGAGTGTCGGCACGCAGGTGGCGGTAGCACGCGGCTCCGCCCTCGACGAAGTCGCGCCGCCCAGCGCTCCGCGCTTCGACCCCCACGATGCCGGGCAACTGCAAGACGTCATGCGACAACTGGCAGCCCCCGAGGCAACGGTAGACCCGCAACCGCAAATCGACTGGGCCCGGCAATTTGCCGAGCCCGCCTATCGCTCGCGTCTGGACACTTTGCTCAAGGAATTGGACCGCTAA
- a CDS encoding GumC family protein, with translation MIEIRSLRDLLRLFFIYRREFKLAVITTIVVAVLGAFLLPARYESDARLLVKPGRDNTTLPIEAANRQTLIAPSTQHDPIVDEEKMLTGRPIVHIVAERYMAMTSEPPQGFWKVTKFYVKKGVGEVINAVRSVLQFVGLAEKQSPLERLATSLEKNFKAGHEPGSSVIEISFTWDDPAVAQKIVEEWVNAYLEERARILGRKSLHTFYETERAKVAENIQSLKDQLQGRLKQIDSISVDARLKNLTSQIDRVTDAKVSAQNQISGIRSLLANASQQIKSQPADVVTMRETSLNPTQLDLKRQLNALQVERARLLRTYLPGTPQVNQIEQNIRDMEALSAQEATRLERSQNTAPNSLVINIKQQVIDAQLQERKLAGEIENYDKTLAELRDQRDKAMTDEPELNKLSQQLRAAEKSYALYSDNLEQARIDHELDNSQISNIALIEHATLNPSRVFPKSLLILLFAIPAGVAVGLLTIYVLYLLDQRIHDGTRLQEMFHVPLWSSIPDVQDATPAAVTASLYRLYSLLPLERIASEGFALGLTSARHGEGVTFIVEQLKRLLEERGHRVSVNGANAPTPGEVLLLDASALSSNPQAFLILRRADQIVLVIEARTSTVPTIENAVSLLTTAFGKVDGMILNRRRFEVPAKVLARINSWRGAA, from the coding sequence GTGATCGAAATCCGCTCTCTTCGCGACCTGCTGCGGCTGTTTTTCATCTACCGCCGCGAATTCAAACTGGCAGTGATCACCACGATTGTCGTCGCAGTGCTGGGTGCCTTCCTGCTGCCGGCTCGCTACGAGTCCGACGCGCGCTTGCTGGTCAAGCCAGGGCGGGACAACACCACGTTGCCGATCGAAGCCGCCAACCGCCAGACGCTGATTGCCCCGAGCACCCAGCACGACCCGATTGTCGACGAAGAAAAAATGCTCACGGGCCGGCCCATTGTGCATATCGTTGCCGAGCGCTATATGGCGATGACCTCCGAACCGCCACAAGGCTTCTGGAAGGTCACCAAGTTCTACGTCAAAAAAGGCGTTGGCGAAGTCATCAATGCCGTGCGCAGCGTGCTGCAGTTCGTAGGCCTTGCCGAGAAACAAAGCCCGCTTGAACGCCTGGCGACCTCGCTGGAGAAGAACTTCAAAGCCGGTCACGAGCCGGGCTCTTCGGTGATCGAGATTTCCTTCACCTGGGACGACCCGGCGGTGGCGCAAAAAATCGTCGAGGAATGGGTCAATGCCTACCTTGAGGAACGTGCGCGGATCCTCGGGCGCAAAAGCCTGCATACCTTCTATGAAACCGAGCGCGCCAAGGTGGCGGAAAATATCCAAAGCCTGAAGGACCAACTGCAAGGCCGTCTGAAGCAGATCGATTCGATCAGTGTCGATGCGCGCCTCAAGAACCTCACCAGCCAGATCGACCGCGTCACCGACGCCAAGGTCAGCGCGCAAAACCAGATCTCGGGGATCCGCAGCCTCCTGGCCAACGCCAGCCAGCAGATCAAGAGCCAGCCGGCGGACGTAGTGACGATGCGCGAAACCAGCCTCAACCCCACCCAACTGGACCTCAAGCGCCAGCTCAATGCGCTGCAAGTGGAGCGAGCACGCCTGCTGCGCACCTACCTGCCGGGCACGCCGCAGGTCAATCAGATTGAGCAGAACATCCGCGACATGGAAGCCCTCAGCGCCCAGGAAGCCACACGCCTGGAGCGCTCGCAAAACACCGCGCCCAACAGCCTGGTGATCAACATCAAGCAGCAAGTGATCGACGCCCAATTGCAAGAGCGCAAACTGGCCGGCGAAATCGAGAACTACGACAAGACCCTCGCCGAGCTGCGCGACCAGCGTGACAAGGCGATGACCGATGAGCCGGAACTCAACAAGCTGAGCCAACAACTGCGCGCCGCCGAAAAAAGCTACGCCTTGTACTCGGACAATCTTGAACAGGCGCGAATCGACCACGAACTGGACAACAGCCAGATCAGCAACATCGCCCTGATCGAACACGCCACCCTCAACCCGTCACGCGTGTTTCCCAAGAGCCTGCTGATTCTGTTGTTCGCCATTCCCGCCGGCGTGGCCGTGGGCTTGTTGACCATCTATGTGCTGTACCTGCTGGACCAACGCATCCACGACGGCACTCGGTTGCAGGAGATGTTTCATGTGCCGCTGTGGAGCAGCATCCCCGATGTGCAGGACGCAACGCCGGCAGCCGTCACCGCCAGCCTCTATCGCCTCTACAGCCTGCTGCCCCTGGAGCGCATCGCCAGTGAAGGCTTTGCCCTGGGCCTGACCTCGGCGCGGCATGGCGAGGGCGTGACGTTTATCGTCGAGCAGCTCAAGCGTCTGTTGGAGGAGCGTGGCCACCGCGTCTCGGTCAATGGGGCAAACGCGCCCACGCCGGGTGAAGTGCTGTTGCTGGATGCCTCGGCCTTGTCGTCCAACCCCCAGGCCTTCCTGATCCTGCGCCGCGCCGACCAGATCGTACTGGTGATCGAAGCTCGCACCAGCACAGTGCCGACCATCGAAAATGCTGTGTCGCTGCTGACCACCGCGTTCGGCAAAGTGGACGGCATGATCCTCAACCGCCGCCGCTTTGAAGTGCCGGCCAAGGTCCTGGCACGAATCAACAGCTGGCGCGGTGCGGCCTGA
- a CDS encoding glycosyltransferase family 4 protein yields the protein MRILWIVPYLPWPTTSGGKTRQYHLLRTLSERGHRITLLAQSKTPADDAAHAALEPLLERLIVVPRRPLKHPLTLLAGVFAPWPLLTTVNGLSAPLQAQFAQLLNEHWDVIQMEHSYSLQPFMRTLQQRRRAFVLTEHNLESSLGGATYDRFPKWAAPFVQYDQWRCRQWERKAFDAAAHVIAVTEADAQAMRPLSSTPVSVVVNGVDSRAFAEVNADAQSQRLLFVGNYEYAPNLDAVQWLLEEIFPRVWRQCPNARLAVAGYGLPEHWRNRWPDERIEWLGFVPDLCALQRRCAGFVAALRHGGGSKLKVLEAMAAGLPLVSTAQGVSGLAVKPQDHYLAGESAEALADAVVRLLDEPSLARQLADAARDYARHYHDWAVAGNELEHIYRTLLTAKEPQPCA from the coding sequence ATGAGAATCCTATGGATTGTGCCCTACCTACCGTGGCCGACCACCAGCGGCGGCAAGACCCGGCAGTACCATTTGCTGCGCACCTTGAGTGAGCGCGGGCACCGCATCACGCTGCTGGCGCAATCGAAGACGCCGGCCGATGACGCGGCGCATGCAGCCCTTGAGCCATTGCTCGAGCGCTTGATCGTGGTACCGCGCCGGCCGCTGAAACACCCGCTGACCCTGCTTGCTGGCGTGTTCGCGCCGTGGCCGCTGTTGACCACGGTCAACGGCCTGTCCGCACCGTTGCAGGCGCAATTTGCACAACTGTTGAACGAACACTGGGACGTGATTCAGATGGAACACAGCTACAGCCTGCAGCCGTTCATGCGTACCTTGCAGCAGCGTCGGCGCGCGTTTGTGCTGACCGAGCACAATCTGGAATCAAGCCTCGGCGGCGCCACTTACGACCGCTTCCCCAAGTGGGCCGCGCCGTTCGTGCAGTACGACCAATGGCGCTGCCGGCAGTGGGAGCGCAAGGCGTTCGATGCCGCCGCCCATGTGATCGCGGTGACCGAGGCGGACGCCCAGGCCATGCGGCCGTTGTCCTCGACGCCGGTGAGCGTGGTGGTCAATGGGGTCGACAGCCGCGCCTTCGCCGAGGTCAATGCCGACGCGCAAAGCCAGCGCCTGTTGTTTGTCGGCAACTACGAATACGCACCGAACCTGGACGCCGTGCAGTGGCTGCTCGAGGAAATTTTCCCCAGGGTCTGGCGGCAGTGCCCGAATGCGCGCCTGGCGGTGGCAGGTTACGGCTTGCCCGAACACTGGCGCAACCGCTGGCCGGATGAGCGTATCGAGTGGCTGGGATTCGTTCCCGACCTGTGCGCCTTGCAACGCCGCTGTGCCGGGTTTGTCGCCGCGTTGCGCCACGGCGGCGGCTCCAAGCTCAAGGTGCTGGAGGCGATGGCCGCCGGCTTGCCGCTGGTCAGCACTGCCCAGGGCGTCTCCGGCCTTGCAGTAAAGCCACAGGACCATTACCTGGCGGGCGAAAGCGCCGAGGCCTTGGCCGACGCCGTCGTGCGCTTGCTGGATGAACCGTCTCTGGCTCGGCAACTGGCCGATGCGGCACGCGACTACGCACGTCACTATCACGATTGGGCGGTGGCTGGTAACGAACTGGAGCACATCTACCGCACCTTGCTCACCGCCAAGGAGCCGCAGCCATGCGCGTAG
- a CDS encoding glycosyltransferase family 2 protein, with protein MRTSLIIPTRNAASHLDRLLPALRMQTLQPDEMLVVDSASSDDTVARLREFGARVEVIDAGDFNHGGTRRWASEQVGGDALIVMTQDAIPATAETFANLIAELQLEPLNGVAYGRQLPHPGAGVLGAQSRHFNYPATSRSKSLADATHLGIKTCFSSDSFSVYRRSALQAVGGFPQDVIGSEDAYVAARMLLAGHQVRYAASAQVYHSHDYRLLEEFRRYFDIGVFYGREPWIRQAFGDAGGEGKRYVLAELRALREANALHRAPEVVVRSAFKLLGYRLGHLERYLPNSLKRRLGMFSTYWT; from the coding sequence ATGCGTACCTCCCTGATCATCCCCACCCGCAATGCGGCCAGCCATCTGGACCGCTTGCTGCCTGCCCTGCGCATGCAGACCTTGCAACCGGACGAGATGCTGGTGGTCGACAGCGCCTCCAGCGATGACACCGTGGCGCGCTTGCGCGAATTCGGCGCGCGCGTGGAAGTGATCGATGCCGGTGATTTCAATCACGGCGGCACCCGGCGCTGGGCCAGCGAGCAGGTGGGTGGCGACGCGTTGATCGTCATGACCCAGGACGCAATCCCCGCCACCGCCGAGACCTTCGCCAACCTGATCGCCGAACTGCAACTGGAACCGCTCAATGGCGTGGCCTATGGCCGCCAACTGCCGCACCCCGGTGCAGGTGTGTTGGGAGCCCAGTCGCGGCACTTCAATTACCCAGCGACCAGCCGCAGCAAAAGCCTGGCCGATGCAACACACCTCGGGATCAAGACCTGCTTCAGCTCCGACTCGTTTTCGGTGTACCGGCGCAGCGCGCTGCAGGCGGTGGGCGGCTTCCCCCAGGATGTGATCGGCAGCGAAGACGCCTACGTCGCCGCACGCATGTTGCTGGCCGGCCACCAGGTGCGCTACGCCGCCAGCGCGCAGGTGTATCACTCCCACGATTACCGCTTGCTGGAAGAGTTTCGCCGCTACTTCGATATCGGTGTGTTCTACGGCCGCGAGCCGTGGATTCGCCAGGCGTTTGGCGACGCCGGCGGTGAAGGCAAACGTTATGTACTGGCCGAACTGCGCGCATTGCGCGAGGCCAATGCGCTGCACCGCGCGCCCGAAGTGGTGGTGCGCAGTGCCTTTAAATTGCTGGGTTATCGCCTCGGCCACCTTGAACGCTACTTGCCCAACTCGCTTAAACGGCGCCTGGGCATGTTTTCCACCTACTGGACTTGA